The following proteins are encoded in a genomic region of Phragmites australis chromosome 9, lpPhrAust1.1, whole genome shotgun sequence:
- the LOC133928289 gene encoding ATP synthase small subunit 6-A, mitochondrial-like, producing MKTFDPWPVFFRREWSRNWPFLTGFAITGYLIVKMTANFTEEDLKNSKFVQEHKKH from the coding sequence atgaAGACGTTCGATCCGTGGCCGGTCTTCTTCCGGAGGGAGTGGAGCCGCAACTGGCCCTTCCTCACCGGCTTCGCCATCACTGGCTACCTCATCGTCAAGATGACCGCCAACTTCACCGAGGAGGACCTCAAGAACTCCAAGTTCGTCCAGGAGCACAAGAAGCACTGA
- the LOC133928290 gene encoding ACT domain-containing protein ACR9-like isoform X2: MPVAAAAAGGGRVGMVLGGGAAGVGGDDAVVMQMAAAEGEETVITINCPDQAGLGCDLCRTILEFGLRITRGDVSTDGQWCFVVFWVVPRSPSIKIRWASLKNRLMSMCPSSYSIPFYHDSSQPGPSQFYLLKLLLADRKGLLHDVTHILSDLELIIHRVKVSTTPDGRVVDLFFITDGMEQLHTKERQEETCSTLIATLGPSISCEILSAEGFQQGFSSLPPKISEELFRVELADSEICSTLLSAELKKVQTATINFDNSLSPAHTLLQIICADQKGLIYDILRTLKDCSIQIFYGRFRSDKKGSVNKGLREVDLFVKQVDGKKVIDPEKQDVLRSRLRSEMLHPLRVMIVSRGPDTELLVANPVELSGKGRPRVFYDATLALKALGICIFSAEIGRQEASERQWEVYRFLLDDSKEFPLANSLTNRNRVVDRVRKTLMGCYN; the protein is encoded by the exons atgccggtggcggcggcggcggcaggaggaggaagggtgGGGATggtgctcggcggcggcgcggcgggggtGGGAGGGGATGACGCCGTGGTCATGCAGATGGCCGCCGCCGAGGGGGAGGAGACCGTCATCACCATCAACTGCCCCGACCAGGCCGGGCTCGGATGCGACCTCTGCCGCACCATCCTCGAGTTCGGCCTCCGCATCACCCGCGGCG ACGTGTCTACGGACGGGCAATGGTGCTTCGTGGTGTTCTGGGTTGTGCCACGCTCGCCGTCGATCAAAATCCGTTGGGCAAGTCTCAAGAACCGGCTCATGTCAATGTGCCCTTCCTCGTATTCCATCCCTTTCTACCACGACAGCAGCCAACCAGGTCCCTCGCAGTTCTACCTCCTGAAGCTCTTGTTAGCTGACCGGAAAGGATTATTGCATG ATGTGACGCATATACTATCGGACCTGGAGCTTATAATACACAGAGTGAAGGTGTCGACCACTCCTGATGGAAGAGTTGTGGACCTCTTCTTTATCACCGACGGCAT GGAACAGTTGCACACGAAGGAAAGGCAAGAAGAGACTTGCTCAACGCTGATTGCTACCTTGGGTCCTTCCATAAGCTGTGAGATTCTATCAGCAGAAGGGTTCCAGCAAGGGTTCTCTTCTCTTCCACCGAAAATCTCTGAGGAATTGTTCAGGGTGGAACTAGCTGATAGCGAGATCTGCTCAACTTTGCTTAGTGCAGAGTTGAAAAAGGTGCAGACGGCCACCATCAATTTTGACAATTCCCTGAGCCCTGCACACACACTACTCCAAATTATTTGTGCTGATCAGAAGGGGCTCATTTATGACATTTTAAGAACACTGAAGGACTGCAGCATTCAG ATATTTTATGGGCGGTTCAGGTCAGATAAGAAAGGGTCAGTCAACAAAGGTTTACGAGAGGTCGATCTTTTTGTGAAGCAAGTTGATGGCAAAAAGGTCATTGATCCTGAGAAACAGGATGTTTTGCGGTCACGCCTGAGGTCTGAGATGCTCCATCCTCTCAGGGTGATGATCGTCAGTCGTGGACCTGACACTGAACTCCTTGTTGCCAACCCTGTTGAGCTATCTGGGAAGGGACGACCACGTGTATTCTATGATGCTACTCTTGCTCTGAAAGCACTTGGGATCTGCATTTTCTCC GCTGAAATTGGAAGACAGGAGGCATCGGAACGTCAATGGGAGGTCTACAGATTCCTCCTGGATGACAGCAAAGAGTTCCCCTTAGCAAACAGCCTGACTAATAGGAACCGTGTTGTCGATAGGGTAAGGAAAACGCTGATGGGCTGTTACAACTAA
- the LOC133928290 gene encoding ACT domain-containing protein ACR9-like isoform X1 yields MPVAAAAAGGGRVGMVLGGGAAGVGGDDAVVMQMAAAEGEETVITINCPDQAGLGCDLCRTILEFGLRITRGADVSTDGQWCFVVFWVVPRSPSIKIRWASLKNRLMSMCPSSYSIPFYHDSSQPGPSQFYLLKLLLADRKGLLHDVTHILSDLELIIHRVKVSTTPDGRVVDLFFITDGMEQLHTKERQEETCSTLIATLGPSISCEILSAEGFQQGFSSLPPKISEELFRVELADSEICSTLLSAELKKVQTATINFDNSLSPAHTLLQIICADQKGLIYDILRTLKDCSIQIFYGRFRSDKKGSVNKGLREVDLFVKQVDGKKVIDPEKQDVLRSRLRSEMLHPLRVMIVSRGPDTELLVANPVELSGKGRPRVFYDATLALKALGICIFSAEIGRQEASERQWEVYRFLLDDSKEFPLANSLTNRNRVVDRVRKTLMGCYN; encoded by the exons atgccggtggcggcggcggcggcaggaggaggaagggtgGGGATggtgctcggcggcggcgcggcgggggtGGGAGGGGATGACGCCGTGGTCATGCAGATGGCCGCCGCCGAGGGGGAGGAGACCGTCATCACCATCAACTGCCCCGACCAGGCCGGGCTCGGATGCGACCTCTGCCGCACCATCCTCGAGTTCGGCCTCCGCATCACCCGCGGCG CAGACGTGTCTACGGACGGGCAATGGTGCTTCGTGGTGTTCTGGGTTGTGCCACGCTCGCCGTCGATCAAAATCCGTTGGGCAAGTCTCAAGAACCGGCTCATGTCAATGTGCCCTTCCTCGTATTCCATCCCTTTCTACCACGACAGCAGCCAACCAGGTCCCTCGCAGTTCTACCTCCTGAAGCTCTTGTTAGCTGACCGGAAAGGATTATTGCATG ATGTGACGCATATACTATCGGACCTGGAGCTTATAATACACAGAGTGAAGGTGTCGACCACTCCTGATGGAAGAGTTGTGGACCTCTTCTTTATCACCGACGGCAT GGAACAGTTGCACACGAAGGAAAGGCAAGAAGAGACTTGCTCAACGCTGATTGCTACCTTGGGTCCTTCCATAAGCTGTGAGATTCTATCAGCAGAAGGGTTCCAGCAAGGGTTCTCTTCTCTTCCACCGAAAATCTCTGAGGAATTGTTCAGGGTGGAACTAGCTGATAGCGAGATCTGCTCAACTTTGCTTAGTGCAGAGTTGAAAAAGGTGCAGACGGCCACCATCAATTTTGACAATTCCCTGAGCCCTGCACACACACTACTCCAAATTATTTGTGCTGATCAGAAGGGGCTCATTTATGACATTTTAAGAACACTGAAGGACTGCAGCATTCAG ATATTTTATGGGCGGTTCAGGTCAGATAAGAAAGGGTCAGTCAACAAAGGTTTACGAGAGGTCGATCTTTTTGTGAAGCAAGTTGATGGCAAAAAGGTCATTGATCCTGAGAAACAGGATGTTTTGCGGTCACGCCTGAGGTCTGAGATGCTCCATCCTCTCAGGGTGATGATCGTCAGTCGTGGACCTGACACTGAACTCCTTGTTGCCAACCCTGTTGAGCTATCTGGGAAGGGACGACCACGTGTATTCTATGATGCTACTCTTGCTCTGAAAGCACTTGGGATCTGCATTTTCTCC GCTGAAATTGGAAGACAGGAGGCATCGGAACGTCAATGGGAGGTCTACAGATTCCTCCTGGATGACAGCAAAGAGTTCCCCTTAGCAAACAGCCTGACTAATAGGAACCGTGTTGTCGATAGGGTAAGGAAAACGCTGATGGGCTGTTACAACTAA